A genomic stretch from Vicinamibacterales bacterium includes:
- a CDS encoding ABC transporter permease translates to MRLLRFLRRGYWDAERARELDSYLAEAIDDNLARGMSLDEARAAARRKLGNPTLIREEIYTMNSLGWLETLWQDLRYGARLLRGNPTFAIVAVLTLALGTGANTAIFQLVDAIRLRSLPIDRPQELAEVRIVNTRNGRTGSFMGRYPMLSYPLYQQIRREQQVFADMAAWGTTTFDLAPGGEQRSAQAIWVSGNFFPLLGVRPAVGRLVGPADDVKGCTGIAVLGHAFWQREYGGDPAIAGRTILLEGRRFEIAGVAPAAFTGVDVGRTFDVAVPICVEPLFRGERSGYERSDVWFLAGLARLKPGITVEQASAHLAGLSKGILAATVSPRYTAQDAKDYREMAIGALGAGSGLSALRRTYGSSLNLLLGVTAVVLLIACANLANLLLARATAREREVAIRLAIGASRARIVRQMLSESLLIAAIGAGAGVLVARWFSASLVAFLSSSDNPLFIDLSLDWRVFAFTAAVAVFACVLFGLAPALRATRTSPGASMKAGSRGSTDTRERFGVRRGLVVLQVALSLVLVFGALLLARSLRNLTTMDPGFRQDGVIATGLDLRKAALPEEARAAAVAAILERVRAIPGVRAAAQAYTTPVSGNFWNNRVLVGSAAQKAVVNFNAVGAGYFDALGIQFVAGRDFDARDTPQSPRTAIVTESFVRAFFSGRNPIGQSFQIEAAAGEPRPFYEIVGVVRDTKYTDLREPFSPLAHLASTQEAPGPFLQIVTRIDTSPSAFTAAATRAIAEVNPAISLQHQSVRTQVSQSLLQERLMATLSGFFAGLAALIATIGLYGVMSYTVARRRIEIGVRMALGADAAAVVRMIVREAGVLLAAGLAIGAVLAVFAAKSASALLYGLKPGDPGTVAMAIAALASVTLLAGWIPARRASRLAPSTALRED, encoded by the coding sequence TCGACGACAACCTGGCGCGCGGCATGTCGCTCGACGAGGCGCGCGCCGCGGCGCGCCGCAAACTCGGCAATCCCACCCTCATCCGCGAAGAGATCTACACCATGAACTCACTCGGCTGGCTCGAAACCCTCTGGCAGGACCTCCGCTACGGCGCGCGGCTGCTGCGCGGCAATCCCACCTTCGCGATCGTCGCCGTCCTGACGCTGGCGCTCGGCACCGGCGCCAACACCGCCATCTTCCAGCTCGTCGACGCCATCCGCCTGCGATCGCTGCCGATCGATCGTCCGCAAGAGCTCGCCGAGGTCCGCATCGTGAATACGCGAAACGGCCGCACCGGGTCGTTCATGGGCCGCTACCCGATGTTGTCGTATCCGCTGTACCAGCAGATCCGCCGCGAGCAGCAGGTCTTCGCCGACATGGCGGCATGGGGGACGACGACCTTCGACCTCGCGCCGGGCGGGGAGCAGCGCTCGGCCCAGGCGATCTGGGTCAGCGGGAACTTCTTCCCGCTGCTCGGCGTGCGCCCGGCGGTGGGCCGGCTCGTCGGACCGGCGGACGACGTGAAGGGCTGCACCGGCATCGCGGTCCTCGGCCATGCGTTCTGGCAGCGCGAGTACGGCGGCGACCCCGCGATTGCCGGCCGCACGATCCTCCTCGAAGGGCGCCGCTTCGAGATCGCCGGCGTCGCCCCGGCCGCGTTCACCGGCGTGGACGTCGGCCGCACCTTCGATGTCGCGGTGCCGATCTGCGTCGAGCCGCTGTTCCGCGGCGAGCGATCCGGGTACGAGCGCTCCGACGTCTGGTTCCTCGCCGGCCTGGCGCGGCTGAAGCCGGGCATCACCGTCGAGCAGGCGAGCGCGCACCTCGCCGGCCTGTCGAAGGGGATCCTCGCCGCGACGGTCTCGCCGCGGTACACCGCGCAGGACGCGAAGGACTATCGGGAGATGGCGATTGGCGCGCTCGGCGCCGGCTCGGGTCTCAGCGCGCTGCGGCGGACGTACGGCAGTTCGCTGAACCTCCTGCTCGGCGTCACCGCGGTCGTGCTGCTGATTGCCTGCGCCAATCTCGCCAATCTGCTGCTCGCCCGGGCGACGGCGCGCGAACGCGAGGTCGCGATCCGGCTCGCGATCGGCGCGTCCCGGGCGCGGATCGTGCGGCAGATGCTCTCCGAGAGCCTCCTGATCGCCGCGATCGGCGCCGGCGCCGGGGTGCTCGTCGCGCGCTGGTTCAGCGCCTCGCTGGTCGCGTTCCTGAGCTCCAGCGACAACCCGCTGTTCATCGATCTCTCGCTCGACTGGCGGGTGTTTGCGTTCACCGCGGCGGTGGCGGTGTTCGCCTGCGTGCTGTTCGGGCTCGCGCCGGCGCTGCGCGCGACGCGCACGTCGCCCGGCGCCTCGATGAAGGCCGGCAGCCGCGGCAGTACCGACACCCGCGAACGGTTCGGCGTGCGCCGCGGCCTGGTGGTGCTGCAGGTCGCGCTCTCGCTGGTGCTGGTGTTCGGCGCGCTGCTGTTGGCGCGCAGCCTGCGCAACCTGACGACCATGGACCCCGGCTTCCGGCAGGACGGCGTGATCGCCACCGGGCTCGACCTGCGCAAGGCGGCGCTGCCGGAGGAGGCGCGGGCCGCGGCGGTCGCCGCCATCCTCGAACGGGTGCGCGCCATCCCCGGCGTGAGGGCCGCGGCGCAGGCCTACACCACGCCGGTCAGCGGCAACTTCTGGAACAACCGGGTGCTCGTCGGCAGCGCGGCGCAGAAGGCGGTCGTCAATTTCAACGCGGTCGGCGCGGGCTACTTCGACGCGCTCGGCATCCAGTTCGTGGCCGGGCGGGATTTCGACGCGCGCGACACCCCGCAGTCGCCCAGGACGGCGATCGTCACCGAGTCCTTCGTGCGCGCGTTCTTCAGCGGCCGCAACCCGATCGGGCAGTCCTTCCAGATCGAGGCGGCGGCCGGCGAACCGCGCCCGTTCTACGAGATCGTCGGCGTCGTCCGCGACACCAAATACACCGACTTGCGCGAACCGTTCTCCCCGCTCGCGCACCTGGCGTCCACGCAGGAGGCGCCCGGACCGTTCCTGCAGATCGTGACCCGCATCGATACCTCCCCGTCGGCGTTCACCGCGGCGGCGACGCGTGCCATCGCCGAGGTGAATCCGGCGATCAGCCTCCAGCATCAGTCGGTGCGGACGCAGGTGTCGCAGTCACTGCTTCAGGAGCGGCTGATGGCGACGCTGTCCGGCTTCTTTGCCGGCCTCGCGGCGCTGATCGCGACGATCGGCCTCTACGGCGTGATGTCGTACACCGTCGCGCGGCGCCGGATCGAAATCGGCGTGCGCATGGCGCTCGGTGCCGACGCCGCGGCCGTCGTCCGCATGATCGTGCGCGAGGCCGGGGTGCTGCTCGCCGCCGGTCTCGCGATCGGCGCCGTCCTGGCCGTCTTCGCCGCGAAGAGCGCGTCGGCGCTGCTCTATGGGCTGAAGCCCGGCGATCCCGGTACCGTGGCGATGGCGATCGCGGCGCTGGCGTCGGTGACGCTGCTCGCGGGATGGATTCCCGCCCGCCGCGCTTCACGGCTGGCGCCGTCCACGGCCCTGCGGGAAGACTGA